In Paenibacillus sp. FSL M7-0420, a single genomic region encodes these proteins:
- the pseG gene encoding UDP-2,4-diacetamido-2,4,6-trideoxy-beta-L-altropyranose hydrolase: MVSTADKQMNIWIRADSSYSMGTGHIMRCLTLAGGLAARGGQVTFICRELPGNLADYIRGQGYAVELLPPPDDPSYAAFWLQVDWRTDALETVQRLEGAAPADCLIVDHYGIDKRWETMVQRKVKKLVAIDDLADRPHECDLLLDPNPSAARDRYQGLLPAYCTKLTGTCYTLLRPEFRAAKLGLAERDGSINRVLVFFGGTDPTGETLKTLQALQSPRFANLQLDVVAGGMNRRKGDIAALCGTMPQASFHCQIDYMADLMQKADLSIGAGGSTTWERCYLGLPSLCIITADNQREITALVHAQGAALCLGKSNEVTAQTIEQGLNSMLANPPRVRAMSEQALRLMSEDKWDEVIDRIMGGDYGRPKGLQA, encoded by the coding sequence ATGGTAAGCACAGCAGATAAGCAGATGAATATATGGATTCGCGCCGATTCCTCGTATTCTATGGGCACGGGCCATATTATGCGCTGCCTCACACTTGCAGGCGGACTTGCCGCCAGGGGCGGGCAGGTCACCTTCATCTGCCGCGAGCTGCCGGGGAATCTGGCAGATTATATCAGGGGGCAGGGCTATGCGGTGGAGCTGCTTCCGCCGCCGGATGATCCGTCATACGCCGCATTCTGGCTTCAGGTGGACTGGCGGACCGATGCCCTGGAGACAGTGCAGCGGCTGGAGGGAGCTGCTCCTGCAGATTGCCTCATTGTTGACCATTACGGCATTGATAAGCGGTGGGAGACAATGGTCCAGAGGAAAGTGAAGAAGCTGGTGGCCATCGACGATTTGGCGGACCGTCCGCATGAGTGTGATCTGCTGCTGGACCCCAATCCATCCGCTGCCCGGGACCGCTACCAGGGGCTGCTTCCCGCTTATTGCACGAAATTGACAGGCACATGCTATACGCTGCTGCGGCCGGAATTCCGCGCGGCTAAGCTGGGGCTGGCTGAACGGGACGGAAGCATCAACCGGGTTCTGGTGTTTTTTGGCGGCACAGATCCAACGGGGGAGACCCTGAAGACCTTACAAGCACTACAGAGCCCCAGATTCGCTAACCTGCAGTTGGATGTCGTAGCAGGAGGAATGAACCGCCGCAAGGGTGACATCGCAGCCTTATGCGGCACGATGCCACAGGCCAGCTTCCATTGTCAGATTGATTACATGGCTGACTTGATGCAGAAGGCAGACCTCTCCATCGGAGCAGGCGGAAGTACGACCTGGGAGCGCTGTTACCTGGGCCTGCCTTCACTGTGTATTATTACGGCGGATAATCAGCGGGAGATCACGGCCTTGGTTCATGCGCAGGGGGCTGCACTTTGCCTGGGGAAGAGTAACGAGGTGACCGCTCAAACAATTGAGCAGGGGCTTAATTCTATGCTCGCTAACCCGCCCAGGGTACGGGCCATGTCTGAGCAGGCGCTCCGCCTGATGAGCGAGGATAAATGGGATGAGGTCATAGACAGGATTATGGGAGGGGACTATGGCAGACCTAAGGGACTACAGGCTTGA
- a CDS encoding DUF5665 domain-containing protein, giving the protein MNALYRMTTSLAQQMEKSRISEYTELLYSPFRLIWLNILSGVARGLGIALGFTFFAATIIYVLQVLGALNLPIIGDYIADIVRIVQHQLELKTF; this is encoded by the coding sequence CTGAACGCCCTGTACCGGATGACCACGAGTCTGGCCCAGCAGATGGAGAAGTCACGAATCTCGGAATATACCGAGCTGCTGTATTCCCCGTTCCGGCTAATCTGGCTGAACATTCTCTCCGGCGTGGCCAGGGGGCTGGGGATTGCGCTCGGATTCACTTTTTTTGCAGCGACGATTATTTATGTGCTTCAGGTGCTTGGTGCGCTCAATCTGCCGATCATCGGCGATTATATCGCGGATATTGTACGGATTGTCCAGCATCAACTGGAGCTGAAGACGTTCTGA
- a CDS encoding SDR family NAD(P)-dependent oxidoreductase translates to MRTLQELFNLQGKAAVVTGGAGYLGTAIAEGLAEAGATVYLVSSSGQRCKETAETIARTTGAACFGKAMDIRDEASVRECIQSIAEAAGSIDILVNNAAFSSAAKLAVMSEEQWLAGLDGTINGTFRCVKAVLPYMVEQKRGSIINVSSMYGLVSPNPEVYGDSGMDNPANYGAGKAAIGQFTRYIACHFGTHGIRANTVSPGPFPNAAVQADPQFIRQLERKNPLGRIGTPEDLKGVMVFLASAASSYVTGENISVDGGWTAW, encoded by the coding sequence ATGCGTACTCTTCAAGAATTATTTAATCTGCAAGGCAAGGCAGCGGTTGTGACCGGAGGGGCTGGTTATCTGGGCACAGCTATAGCAGAGGGGCTGGCTGAGGCTGGCGCGACAGTCTATCTGGTAAGCTCAAGTGGTCAGCGCTGCAAGGAGACTGCTGAGACGATCGCCCGGACAACCGGAGCAGCCTGCTTCGGCAAGGCAATGGATATCCGGGATGAAGCATCAGTCAGAGAATGTATTCAGAGCATCGCCGAAGCGGCCGGAAGCATCGATATTCTGGTGAATAATGCCGCGTTCAGCTCAGCCGCCAAGCTGGCCGTCATGAGTGAAGAGCAGTGGCTGGCCGGGCTGGACGGGACGATCAATGGAACCTTCAGATGTGTCAAGGCCGTCCTGCCCTATATGGTTGAACAAAAGAGAGGCTCCATCATTAACGTCTCCTCGATGTATGGGCTGGTCTCGCCGAACCCGGAGGTCTACGGAGACAGCGGGATGGATAATCCCGCCAATTACGGGGCCGGTAAAGCGGCGATTGGCCAGTTTACCCGTTACATTGCCTGCCACTTCGGGACACACGGAATCAGGGCCAATACGGTATCGCCTGGGCCTTTTCCTAATGCAGCGGTTCAAGCCGATCCGCAGTTCATCCGGCAGCTGGAGAGGAAGAATCCGCTGGGCAGGATCGGCACTCCTGAAGATTTGAAGGGAGTCATGGTATTCCTGGCTTCTGCCGCTTCAAGCTATGTTACAGGTGAGAATATCTCTGTTGACGGAGGCTGGACCGCATGGTAA
- the lspA gene encoding signal peptidase II: MVYFLIALIVFLIDQGTKYLIATRLELAEQIPVIKDFFIITSHRNRGAAFGILEGQQWFFIVITVIVVCGIVWYLNKARKTRKLLPTALALVLGGAIGNFLDRILNGEVVDFLMFNFGSYTFPIFNVADSCIVVGVGLIILDTLLEVKGEQEVTEVKESQEVKEGNE, translated from the coding sequence GTGGTGTACTTTCTGATTGCGCTAATTGTATTTCTGATTGACCAGGGTACCAAATATCTGATTGCCACCCGGCTGGAGCTCGCAGAGCAAATTCCGGTAATCAAGGATTTCTTCATTATTACGTCGCACCGCAATCGTGGAGCCGCCTTTGGAATTCTGGAGGGGCAGCAATGGTTCTTCATTGTGATTACAGTAATCGTTGTATGCGGAATCGTCTGGTACCTGAACAAGGCCCGCAAGACCCGCAAGCTGCTGCCTACCGCGCTGGCGCTTGTCCTTGGCGGAGCGATCGGCAACTTCCTGGACCGGATTCTTAACGGTGAGGTTGTGGATTTCCTCATGTTCAATTTCGGAAGCTATACGTTCCCGATCTTCAACGTGGCCGATTCCTGTATCGTGGTCGGGGTGGGTCTGATTATTCTGGACACGCTGCTGGAAGTGAAGGGCGAACAGGAAGTCACCGAGGTGAAGGAATCACAGGAAGTCAAAGAAGGGAATGAATGA
- a CDS encoding TraR/DksA C4-type zinc finger protein produces the protein MSHLTPQQLSGLRTALLQQQEDIKHRLSNSGQYGLQEAMRDNTGELSEIDNHPGDAATELYNRSMDISLLERDEHELDDIESALRAMDEGTYGICIASGEPIPYERLAALPSTRYTKEHAPRQSAPFTRPAEEELLSPPFGRTSLDERDDQNGFDGEDAWQIVESWGNSDSPAMAEGNNIGSYNDMEIEADETEGFVEPWENFVATDISGNHLMIIKGNSYRHYMDDEEGDYLLDPTRKERK, from the coding sequence ATGAGCCATCTGACACCACAGCAGCTCTCCGGGCTGCGTACTGCTCTTCTGCAGCAGCAGGAGGATATCAAGCACAGGCTAAGCAATAGCGGACAATACGGACTGCAGGAGGCTATGCGTGACAACACGGGTGAGCTGTCGGAAATCGATAACCATCCCGGCGATGCTGCCACAGAGCTGTATAACCGTTCCATGGATATCTCCCTGCTGGAGCGGGATGAGCATGAGCTGGATGATATTGAATCAGCCCTGCGGGCGATGGACGAAGGAACCTACGGCATCTGCATCGCCAGCGGCGAACCTATTCCCTATGAGCGACTGGCCGCCCTTCCCTCCACCCGCTACACGAAAGAGCATGCTCCCCGTCAGAGTGCTCCGTTCACCCGGCCGGCCGAGGAGGAGCTGCTGTCTCCGCCGTTTGGCCGCACCAGTCTGGATGAGCGGGACGACCAGAACGGGTTCGATGGCGAGGATGCCTGGCAGATCGTGGAGAGCTGGGGCAACTCGGATTCGCCGGCTATGGCAGAAGGGAACAACATCGGCTCCTACAATGATATGGAGATCGAAGCAGACGAAACCGAGGGCTTCGTGGAGCCCTGGGAGAATTTCGTGGCCACCGACATTTCAGGCAATCATCTGATGATTATCAAGGGCAACAGCTACCGTCATTACATGGACGACGAGGAAGGCGACTACCTGCTGGACCCGACTCGAAAAGAACGGAAGTAG
- the ileS gene encoding isoleucine--tRNA ligase yields the protein MHKVDVKEKARARDVRILKKWSEEDTFRRSMENREGRPNYVFYEGPPTANGVPHIGHVLGRVIKDFIGRYQTMKGFRVIRKAGWDTHGLPVELGVQKKLGISGKQDIEEYGVEKFIKECKESVFGYEKQWREFTEAIGYWTDLDHPYVTLDNTYIESVWNILATVHEKGLMYRGHRVSPYCPSCQTTLSSHEVAQGYKTVKDLSATAKFKLDGSGDYVLAWTTTPWTLPAHMALAMNPVMEYVRAQQEDGVYVLAKNLVDDVLKGEYTILSTHTGADFIGQSYTPPFGYIKAEKHNVIVGASFVTDSSGTGIVHMAPAHGEDDYKSCRENGISFVNVVDASGKYTDVVSDFAGRFVKDCDLDIVKVLSERGLLYHKEKYEHSYPFCWRCDTPLLYYATDSWFIQTTAIKDQLIANNNSVDWYPDHVREGRFGKFLEELVDWNISRNRYWGTPLNVWVCQDTGKEFAPHSIAELRAMAIGEVAEDIELHKPYVDNIQLRSPFSEGGVMVRTPEVIDVWFDSGSMPFAQSHYPFENQDRFEDQYPADMICEGIDQTRGWFYSLLAVSTLFTGKAPYKAVIAHGHIFDENGQKMSKSKGNVIDPWEIMNEYGTDAFRWAILSDSAPWNNKRFSRGLVGETKSKVVDTLVNTHAFLTLYAGIDGYDPADHPFKVSGHKLDRWILSRLNSLIVLVDKGLAVNDFVNTSKAIENFVDELSNWYIRRSRDRFWGSGLGEEKLDAYRTLTHVLLTTAKLMAPFTPMLSEDIFTNLGGGESVHLADYPAADENLIDLALEKDMEYARGIVELARNVRNESGIKNRQPLSELIASTPDNFNVADYEELIKEEINVKHIVIEHSDSGFVDFTLKLNLKVAGKKYGKSVGFLQGFLKAMDSDATRKAVQEGVIAIVSPDGEELQITSEELLVEKQAKPGFASASSYGLTVALNTEITPELVQEGWVREVVRAVQDYRKRLDLPIDKRIALTLHVDDELKAAVTAFEHVLRENVLVTTVDFDGEYTYETVDAGGKSIGIHIGA from the coding sequence ATGCATAAGGTAGACGTCAAAGAAAAAGCCCGGGCCAGAGATGTCCGGATCTTGAAAAAGTGGAGCGAGGAGGACACTTTCCGCCGCTCGATGGAGAACCGCGAGGGACGCCCGAACTATGTGTTCTATGAAGGGCCGCCGACCGCGAACGGGGTGCCGCATATCGGGCACGTGCTGGGCCGGGTCATCAAGGACTTCATCGGCCGCTATCAGACCATGAAGGGCTTCCGCGTCATCCGCAAAGCAGGCTGGGACACGCACGGCCTGCCGGTAGAGCTCGGGGTGCAGAAGAAGCTCGGTATCTCAGGCAAGCAGGATATCGAAGAATACGGTGTGGAGAAGTTCATCAAGGAATGTAAGGAAAGTGTATTCGGCTATGAGAAGCAGTGGCGCGAGTTCACGGAAGCGATCGGCTACTGGACGGATCTGGATCATCCGTATGTAACGCTGGACAATACGTATATCGAGAGCGTATGGAACATCCTGGCTACGGTTCATGAGAAAGGCCTGATGTACCGGGGGCACCGCGTTAGCCCGTACTGCCCGAGCTGCCAGACGACCCTCAGCTCCCATGAAGTAGCCCAGGGGTATAAGACAGTTAAGGATCTGAGTGCCACCGCCAAGTTCAAGCTGGACGGCAGCGGCGACTATGTGCTGGCCTGGACGACTACGCCTTGGACGCTTCCGGCGCACATGGCGCTGGCGATGAATCCGGTTATGGAATATGTGCGTGCGCAGCAGGAAGACGGCGTGTATGTACTGGCTAAGAATCTGGTGGACGATGTGTTGAAGGGCGAGTACACTATCCTGTCGACACACACAGGCGCTGACTTTATCGGCCAGAGCTACACACCGCCGTTCGGTTATATCAAGGCAGAGAAGCATAATGTGATTGTCGGAGCCTCTTTTGTAACGGACTCCAGCGGTACCGGGATCGTACATATGGCTCCGGCTCACGGGGAAGACGACTATAAGAGCTGCCGCGAGAATGGGATCAGCTTCGTGAATGTAGTGGATGCTTCCGGGAAATACACGGATGTAGTGAGTGATTTTGCCGGACGGTTCGTGAAGGACTGTGACCTTGATATCGTGAAGGTGCTGTCTGAACGTGGACTGCTCTACCACAAAGAGAAATACGAGCACAGCTATCCGTTCTGCTGGCGCTGCGACACCCCGCTGCTCTATTACGCAACAGACAGCTGGTTCATCCAGACGACAGCAATCAAGGATCAGCTGATTGCCAACAATAACAGTGTGGACTGGTACCCGGACCATGTGCGCGAAGGCCGCTTCGGCAAGTTCCTGGAGGAGCTGGTGGACTGGAATATCAGCCGTAACCGCTACTGGGGTACACCGCTTAACGTATGGGTCTGCCAGGATACCGGCAAGGAATTCGCACCGCACAGCATTGCCGAGCTGAGAGCGATGGCCATCGGCGAGGTCGCTGAGGATATCGAGCTGCACAAGCCGTACGTGGATAATATCCAGCTGCGCAGCCCGTTCAGCGAAGGCGGCGTCATGGTCCGCACTCCGGAAGTGATCGACGTCTGGTTCGACAGCGGCTCGATGCCGTTCGCCCAGAGTCATTACCCGTTCGAGAATCAAGACCGGTTCGAGGACCAGTATCCGGCAGATATGATCTGCGAAGGGATCGACCAGACGCGCGGCTGGTTCTACAGCCTGCTGGCGGTATCGACCTTGTTCACAGGCAAGGCTCCGTATAAGGCGGTTATCGCCCACGGCCATATTTTCGATGAGAACGGCCAGAAAATGTCCAAATCCAAAGGCAATGTCATCGACCCATGGGAAATCATGAACGAATACGGCACGGATGCCTTCCGCTGGGCCATTCTGTCTGACAGTGCGCCGTGGAACAACAAGCGGTTCTCGCGCGGTCTGGTCGGGGAGACGAAGTCCAAGGTAGTGGACACTCTGGTGAACACGCATGCTTTCCTTACGCTGTACGCCGGAATCGACGGCTATGATCCTGCGGATCACCCGTTCAAGGTGTCTGGGCATAAGCTCGACCGCTGGATTCTGTCCCGCCTGAACAGCCTGATCGTGCTGGTGGATAAAGGGCTGGCCGTGAATGATTTCGTGAACACCTCCAAGGCGATTGAGAATTTCGTGGATGAGCTGAGCAACTGGTACATCCGCCGTTCCCGTGACCGGTTCTGGGGCAGCGGGCTGGGCGAAGAGAAGCTGGATGCTTACCGCACCCTTACGCATGTCCTGCTGACCACAGCCAAGCTGATGGCTCCATTCACCCCGATGCTGTCCGAGGATATCTTCACGAATCTGGGCGGCGGGGAGAGCGTGCATCTGGCAGACTATCCCGCAGCGGATGAGAACCTGATCGACCTTGCCCTGGAAAAAGATATGGAGTACGCCCGCGGCATCGTCGAGCTGGCCCGTAACGTCCGCAACGAGAGCGGCATCAAGAACCGCCAGCCGTTGTCCGAGCTGATTGCATCCACGCCTGACAACTTCAACGTGGCGGATTATGAAGAGCTGATCAAAGAAGAGATCAATGTCAAGCATATCGTCATCGAGCACAGCGACAGCGGCTTCGTAGACTTCACCCTGAAGCTGAACCTGAAGGTGGCAGGCAAGAAATACGGCAAGAGCGTCGGCTTCCTGCAAGGCTTCCTCAAAGCGATGGATAGTGATGCTACCCGCAAAGCAGTGCAAGAAGGCGTTATCGCCATTGTGTCACCGGACGGAGAAGAGCTGCAGATTACGTCCGAAGAGCTGCTGGTGGAGAAGCAGGCCAAACCAGGCTTTGCCTCCGCTTCCAGCTATGGACTGACAGTGGCCTTGAACACGGAAATCACGCCGGAGCTGGTACAGGAAGGCTGGGTACGCGAAGTCGTACGTGCGGTGCAGGATTACCGCAAACGTCTAGATCTGCCGATCGACAAGCGGATTGCCCTGACGCTGCATGTCGATGACGAGCTGAAGGCAGCGGTGACTGCATTCGAGCATGTGCTGCGTGAGAATGTACTGGTGACTACGGTTGATTTTGACGGAGAGTATACCTATGAGACCGTGGATGCCGGCGGCAAGAGCATCGGTATTCATATCGGCGCTTAA
- the pseH gene encoding UDP-4-amino-4,6-dideoxy-N-acetyl-beta-L-altrosamine N-acetyltransferase: MADLRDYRLEKLGQEHSRLIWEWRNADHIRPYMNHDGIIALEEHLSWMDAIAEDTSRVVRICYYLDTPVGFVQFSQIDRVHKTCEWGFYIGDMSCPPGSGTMMGILALEHIFQVEQLSKVCAQILDFNQRSLSYHRKLGFIEEGRLGRQRIRNHQPVDVVLMALFREQWEKHRLRLTEEATTGHEGNKDR, encoded by the coding sequence ATGGCAGACCTAAGGGACTACAGGCTTGAGAAGCTGGGCCAAGAGCATAGCCGGCTCATATGGGAATGGCGCAATGCCGATCATATCCGGCCCTATATGAATCATGACGGGATCATTGCGCTGGAAGAGCATCTTAGCTGGATGGATGCTATTGCCGAGGATACCAGCCGGGTGGTCCGAATCTGTTACTATCTGGACACACCGGTAGGCTTCGTGCAGTTCTCACAGATCGACAGGGTCCATAAGACCTGTGAATGGGGCTTTTATATAGGGGACATGAGCTGTCCCCCCGGCTCCGGCACCATGATGGGAATCTTGGCACTGGAGCATATTTTCCAGGTGGAGCAGCTAAGTAAGGTGTGCGCGCAAATCCTGGATTTCAATCAGCGGAGCCTGTCCTATCACCGCAAACTAGGTTTCATAGAGGAAGGCAGGCTAGGCAGGCAACGGATCAGAAATCATCAGCCAGTGGATGTGGTCTTGATGGCCCTGTTCCGGGAGCAATGGGAGAAGCACAGGCTACGGCTGACAGAGGAGGCAACGACAGGCCATGAAGGAAATAAAGATCGGTAA
- a CDS encoding aldo/keto reductase, producing MMTNRVSLVLGTAQLGGNYGIANTAVNFSIQQRNELLQYALSSGIGYLDTAPGYGDSESIIGDCLEGADPQSRPQIVTKLPSVQRLGLHTEEARRRFVTSSVRSSLNRLKCSALDVCLLHDPLDLPYQGGEILRMLQELKQQQLIRRIGVSVYDAEDIANFMRAEDLDSIQIPLNVLDQRWITNGMLERLARKGTEIFVRSVYLQGLLLMAPEQLPAGLKQAEQPLLRLIRYSEETGIPVKELCFLYVRDLPGISGMVIGCETVEQVQENLRMMALPPLSRAVRQKLGESFTDIPVEIIDPRRWK from the coding sequence ATGATGACGAATAGAGTGAGCCTTGTGCTGGGTACAGCCCAGTTAGGCGGAAATTACGGGATTGCGAATACAGCTGTCAATTTCTCTATACAACAGAGGAACGAACTGCTCCAATATGCCCTCTCCTCGGGGATCGGTTATTTGGATACCGCACCGGGATATGGGGACAGCGAGTCTATCATCGGAGATTGCCTGGAAGGTGCAGATCCGCAGAGCCGGCCGCAGATTGTGACGAAGCTTCCTTCCGTCCAGCGGTTAGGACTGCACACGGAGGAAGCGCGGAGGAGGTTCGTCACCTCTTCTGTCCGCTCTTCCCTGAACCGGCTGAAGTGCTCTGCGCTGGATGTCTGTCTCTTGCATGATCCGCTGGATCTGCCCTACCAGGGCGGTGAGATTCTGCGAATGCTGCAGGAGCTGAAGCAGCAGCAGCTCATCCGCAGAATCGGTGTATCCGTGTATGATGCGGAGGATATTGCGAATTTTATGCGCGCGGAGGACCTGGACAGCATTCAAATTCCGTTGAATGTGCTGGACCAGAGATGGATAACGAATGGAATGCTGGAGCGGCTCGCCCGGAAGGGCACAGAAATCTTCGTCCGCAGTGTCTATCTGCAAGGCCTGCTGCTGATGGCACCGGAGCAGCTTCCGGCGGGGCTGAAGCAGGCGGAGCAGCCGTTGTTACGATTAATCAGGTACAGCGAGGAAACCGGGATACCCGTTAAAGAGCTGTGCTTCCTCTATGTGAGGGATCTTCCGGGGATATCCGGGATGGTGATTGGTTGCGAGACGGTGGAACAGGTGCAGGAGAACTTGCGGATGATGGCGTTGCCCCCTCTAAGCCGGGCAGTGAGGCAGAAGCTTGGTGAATCCTTTACGGATATTCCTGTAGAGATCATTGACCCCAGGAGGTGGAAGTAA
- the pseI gene encoding pseudaminic acid synthase yields MKEIKIGNRTIGSGHPPFVIAEMSGNHNQSLDRALEIVKAAARAGAHAFKIQTYTPDTMTLNLRNKDFMIGDSNGLWKGKSLYELYAEAYTPWEWHEPIFASCRALGMIPFSTPFDESSLEFLETLGVDCYKIASFENNDIPLLRKVASKGKPMIISTGMASLGDIEQAVHTITGAGCQEYILLKCTSSYPASPGNTNLNTIPYLRDVFRAQVGLSDHTLGVGAAVASVALGSTVIEKHFTLNRAEGGVDAAFSLEPAEFASLVRETDTAWRALGGVSIGPTPEEEKSLQFRRSVYTSKDIKAGDLLTADNLKVIRPGYGLAPKYYDLLLGKRLRTDLPAGTPLSWDLLL; encoded by the coding sequence ATGAAGGAAATAAAGATCGGTAACCGCACCATCGGCAGCGGGCATCCGCCTTTTGTGATCGCGGAGATGTCCGGTAATCATAATCAGTCCCTGGACCGTGCGCTCGAAATCGTTAAGGCCGCCGCCCGGGCGGGCGCACATGCGTTCAAAATCCAGACCTATACGCCGGACACCATGACGCTTAATCTACGGAATAAGGATTTCATGATTGGGGATTCGAATGGACTGTGGAAGGGAAAATCGCTGTATGAGCTGTATGCTGAGGCGTATACGCCCTGGGAGTGGCATGAGCCTATCTTTGCTTCGTGCAGGGCGCTCGGGATGATTCCGTTCAGCACCCCGTTCGATGAGTCCTCGCTCGAATTCCTGGAGACCCTCGGCGTCGACTGCTACAAGATTGCTTCCTTTGAAAATAATGATATTCCCTTACTGCGTAAGGTAGCCTCCAAAGGGAAGCCGATGATTATATCCACCGGGATGGCTTCGCTTGGCGATATTGAACAGGCTGTCCACACCATTACCGGAGCAGGCTGCCAGGAATATATACTGCTCAAATGCACCAGCAGCTATCCGGCTTCGCCCGGGAATACCAACCTCAATACCATTCCGTATCTGCGCGACGTCTTCCGTGCTCAGGTGGGCCTGTCCGACCATACCCTGGGCGTAGGGGCCGCTGTGGCAAGCGTGGCGCTGGGCAGTACGGTGATCGAAAAGCATTTCACCCTTAACCGTGCGGAAGGCGGGGTGGATGCTGCATTCTCCCTGGAGCCGGCAGAATTCGCTTCCCTGGTCCGGGAGACAGATACGGCCTGGAGGGCGCTCGGCGGCGTCTCCATCGGGCCCACGCCCGAAGAAGAGAAATCCCTGCAATTCAGACGGTCTGTCTATACCTCCAAGGACATCAAGGCCGGAGACCTGCTCACTGCGGATAACCTCAAAGTCATTCGTCCCGGCTACGGCCTCGCGCCCAAATACTATGATCTGCTTCTCGGCAAACGCCTCAGAACCGATCTGCCCGCCGGCACCCCACTGAGCTGGGACCTGCTGCTGTAA
- a CDS encoding RluA family pseudouridine synthase: protein MNDLNKDVKELADSGALEEDRDVTEWIVAEGNARERIDKYVTEALEDEISRSQVQLWIGSGHVVVNGSPVKANYKLNEGDKVTVTVPEPEVTDLIAQDIPLEVAYEDSDVIVVNKPRGMVVHPAVGHPSGTLVNALMYHCKDLSGINGEIRPGIVHRIDKDTSGLIMAAKNDASHASLSAQLKEHSVTRRYIAVVHGNLSHDKGTVDAPIGRDPHDRKLYTVTEKNSKRSVTHFTVLERFGDCTLLELQLETGRTHQIRVHMKFIGHPLVGDPVYGRSKGTTMNGQALHAAVLGFVHPTTGEYKEFSAPIPADMEELLFTLRSR from the coding sequence ATGAATGATTTGAACAAAGACGTCAAAGAGCTGGCGGATTCAGGCGCCCTCGAGGAAGACAGAGACGTCACCGAATGGATCGTTGCCGAGGGCAATGCGCGGGAGCGGATTGATAAATACGTTACAGAGGCCTTGGAAGACGAGATCTCGCGCTCCCAGGTTCAGCTATGGATCGGCAGCGGACATGTAGTGGTGAACGGCTCGCCGGTCAAAGCGAACTACAAGCTGAATGAAGGCGATAAGGTAACTGTTACGGTGCCGGAACCCGAGGTTACGGATCTGATCGCACAGGATATTCCGCTGGAAGTGGCCTACGAGGACAGCGATGTGATTGTGGTGAACAAGCCGCGCGGCATGGTCGTGCATCCGGCAGTGGGACATCCCTCCGGCACCCTGGTCAATGCGCTGATGTATCATTGCAAGGATCTGTCCGGCATTAACGGCGAGATTCGTCCAGGCATTGTCCACCGGATCGACAAGGATACCTCCGGTCTGATTATGGCGGCTAAGAATGACGCCAGTCATGCTTCGTTGTCCGCCCAGCTTAAGGAGCACAGCGTGACCCGCCGCTATATCGCAGTGGTACACGGCAATCTGTCCCATGACAAGGGAACCGTAGATGCGCCAATCGGCCGTGATCCGCATGACCGTAAGCTGTATACCGTAACTGAGAAGAACAGCAAGCGCTCCGTGACGCATTTTACCGTGCTGGAGCGCTTCGGTGACTGCACACTGCTGGAGCTTCAGCTTGAGACGGGGCGGACGCACCAGATCCGTGTTCACATGAAATTCATCGGCCATCCGCTGGTGGGTGATCCGGTCTACGGGCGCAGCAAGGGAACTACCATGAATGGACAAGCCCTTCATGCAGCGGTACTTGGATTCGTGCATCCTACTACAGGCGAGTACAAGGAGTTCAGCGCGCCGATCCCGGCGGATATGGAAGAGCTTCTATTTACACTGCGCAGCAGATAA